A section of the Paenibacillus aurantius genome encodes:
- a CDS encoding efflux RND transporter permease subunit, whose translation MKGIIRFSLTNKFAIWILTLIVTAAGLYSGFNMKQETLPNISLPYLVVTTVYPGAAPEGVVEQVTKPLEQRLKNLDGLKNLNSNSMENVSSLTLEYNFGTDMDKAMNDIRQSVDAVKLPQGAQKPEISKISFNSFPVISVSAAGGKDLEELTRVVEEEFKPALEGVPGVASVSIAGQYLKEVQLTFNKEKLQALGLSEETVKGIVQGSAVKVPLGIYELDKSDKAVVVDGRITTLDGLKNLAIPVIPGGAGAGGSAGAAGGAAGQGAGAAGSAGAMPGAAGAAGAVPGQAAGPAAGGAAGQGAAANPVAGAAAAGEPPAAGAAPQGIPTVKLSELADIQLVGKAESISRTNQKESVGLQIVKANDANTVEVVNGVKEEIRKFNDTHKDLQLVVLLDQGKPIEESVATMLNKALFGALFAVLIILLFLRNLRTTLISIISIPLSLLIAVLLLQQMDITLNIMTLGAMTVAIGRVVDDSIVVIENIYRRMSLTGEKLSGKELILESTREMFVPIMSSTIVTIAVFLPLGTVSGMVGELFLPFALTIVFALLASLLVAVTVVPMLAHSLFRRGLKKKHTDHDKPGRLAGGYRKVLNWSLNHKLVTFLLAVALLVGSLFLIPKIGVSFLPDQEDKYVMVTYSPAPGERLEDVEKRALEAEKLILERPGVENLQYSVGGKNPFSPGPSKSALFYAQYKSDTKDFDKEKKAVLEALRTTVKGGGWKEMEGGGGVGGSKLELSVYGETLEAIKPVTDQITELMKGDSHFEKVDTSLSKTYDQYTLVADQQKLSSLGLTAGQLAMKLAPVRETPSLTSVTVDGKSYNVYVQADGNQFQSIADIENTTLTSPLGIQVPIKDVAKVEKGTSPNAIERNNNKMVVKVSADITAKDVNKASNDLKAKVDELQKPAGVEVQFGGVAEQILETFTQLGLAMAAAIAIVYLVLVITFGGALAPFAIMFSLPFTVIGGLVGLLAAGESLSVSAMMGALMLIGIVVTNAIVLIDRVIHKEKEGLTTREALLEAGSTRLRPILMTALATIGALLPLAFGFESAGIISKGLGVTVIGGLVSSTLLTLLIVPIVYEFLMKFSRRKRSDRSAVLAD comes from the coding sequence ATGAAAGGCATTATTCGTTTTTCGCTTACCAACAAATTTGCAATTTGGATCCTGACGCTCATTGTGACGGCTGCAGGTCTCTATTCGGGCTTCAACATGAAGCAGGAGACGCTGCCCAATATCAGCCTCCCGTACCTGGTGGTGACCACGGTTTATCCGGGCGCTGCGCCGGAGGGCGTCGTGGAGCAGGTGACCAAGCCGCTCGAGCAGCGGCTGAAGAATCTGGACGGACTTAAGAACCTGAACTCCAACTCGATGGAGAATGTCTCCTCACTTACGCTGGAGTACAACTTTGGCACCGATATGGATAAGGCGATGAATGACATCCGCCAATCCGTCGATGCCGTCAAGCTGCCGCAAGGGGCCCAGAAGCCGGAAATCAGCAAAATCAGCTTCAACTCCTTTCCCGTTATCTCCGTAAGCGCGGCGGGCGGCAAGGACCTCGAGGAGCTGACCCGGGTGGTGGAGGAGGAGTTTAAGCCTGCGCTGGAAGGCGTGCCGGGTGTGGCGAGCGTAAGCATCGCCGGGCAGTATCTTAAGGAAGTTCAGCTCACCTTCAACAAGGAGAAGCTGCAGGCTTTGGGCCTTTCCGAGGAAACGGTGAAAGGGATCGTTCAAGGCTCGGCCGTGAAGGTTCCCCTCGGGATTTACGAGCTGGACAAGTCCGATAAAGCCGTCGTCGTCGACGGCCGGATCACCACCCTGGACGGCTTGAAGAACCTGGCGATCCCGGTCATCCCGGGTGGAGCGGGTGCAGGCGGCTCGGCCGGCGCAGCCGGTGGGGCGGCAGGCCAGGGAGCAGGCGCGGCCGGAAGTGCCGGCGCGATGCCAGGTGCGGCCGGTGCGGCCGGCGCAGTGCCCGGCCAAGCCGCAGGCCCGGCTGCTGGCGGCGCTGCCGGTCAGGGCGCGGCGGCGAACCCCGTCGCGGGAGCCGCAGCGGCCGGTGAGCCGCCCGCCGCAGGCGCCGCCCCGCAGGGCATCCCGACCGTGAAGCTGTCGGAGCTTGCGGACATTCAGCTGGTCGGGAAAGCCGAGTCGATCTCCCGCACGAACCAGAAGGAATCGGTCGGCCTGCAGATCGTCAAGGCGAACGACGCCAACACCGTGGAAGTCGTTAACGGCGTGAAGGAAGAAATCCGGAAGTTCAACGACACCCACAAGGATCTTCAGCTGGTGGTGCTCCTGGATCAGGGCAAGCCGATCGAAGAATCCGTCGCCACCATGCTGAACAAGGCTTTGTTCGGCGCCCTGTTTGCCGTGCTGATCATCCTGCTCTTCCTGCGCAACCTGCGGACGACGCTGATCTCGATCATCTCGATCCCGCTGTCGCTCTTGATTGCCGTCCTGCTGCTCCAGCAGATGGACATTACGCTTAATATTATGACGCTTGGAGCCATGACGGTCGCCATCGGCCGGGTCGTGGACGACTCCATCGTCGTCATCGAGAACATATACCGGCGCATGTCGCTCACCGGAGAGAAGCTTTCCGGCAAGGAGCTCATTCTGGAATCGACACGGGAAATGTTCGTGCCGATTATGTCCTCGACCATCGTGACGATCGCGGTATTCCTGCCGCTTGGAACCGTCAGCGGGATGGTGGGCGAGCTGTTTCTGCCGTTTGCTCTGACCATCGTGTTCGCGCTGCTCGCTTCCCTGCTTGTGGCGGTTACCGTGGTGCCGATGCTGGCCCATTCGCTTTTCCGCCGGGGGCTTAAGAAGAAGCACACGGATCATGACAAGCCGGGCCGCTTGGCGGGGGGGTACCGGAAGGTGCTGAACTGGTCCCTGAATCACAAGCTCGTCACGTTCCTGCTGGCCGTAGCCCTGCTGGTGGGAAGCCTCTTCCTGATTCCGAAGATCGGGGTAAGCTTCCTTCCCGACCAGGAAGACAAGTACGTGATGGTGACCTACAGTCCGGCTCCGGGCGAACGGCTCGAGGATGTCGAGAAGCGGGCGCTGGAGGCGGAGAAGCTTATTCTGGAACGGCCGGGCGTGGAGAACCTGCAATACTCCGTAGGCGGCAAAAATCCGTTCAGCCCCGGACCGTCCAAGTCCGCTCTGTTCTATGCCCAGTATAAGAGCGATACGAAGGATTTTGATAAGGAGAAGAAAGCCGTACTGGAAGCCCTCCGGACTACCGTCAAAGGCGGGGGTTGGAAGGAAATGGAGGGCGGCGGAGGAGTCGGCGGCAGCAAGCTGGAGCTAAGCGTATACGGGGAGACCCTGGAAGCCATCAAGCCGGTCACCGATCAGATTACCGAGCTGATGAAAGGCGACAGCCATTTCGAGAAAGTGGACACCAGCCTGTCCAAAACGTATGACCAGTACACCCTGGTCGCCGACCAGCAGAAGCTGAGCAGCCTCGGGCTGACAGCCGGACAGCTGGCGATGAAGCTGGCCCCCGTTCGGGAAACGCCGTCCTTGACGAGCGTAACCGTGGACGGCAAGTCCTATAATGTTTATGTCCAGGCGGACGGAAATCAATTCCAGTCCATCGCGGACATCGAGAATACGACCTTGACGTCGCCGCTCGGCATTCAGGTGCCGATCAAGGATGTCGCCAAGGTGGAGAAGGGGACCTCTCCTAACGCGATCGAGCGCAACAATAACAAGATGGTGGTCAAAGTATCGGCCGACATTACGGCGAAAGACGTGAACAAGGCGTCCAACGACCTGAAGGCCAAGGTGGACGAGCTGCAGAAGCCGGCGGGCGTCGAGGTGCAGTTCGGCGGCGTGGCCGAGCAGATCCTGGAGACGTTCACCCAGCTGGGGCTCGCGATGGCGGCCGCCATCGCGATCGTCTATCTCGTGCTCGTCATTACCTTCGGCGGGGCGCTCGCTCCTTTTGCCATCATGTTCTCGCTTCCGTTTACCGTCATCGGCGGCCTGGTCGGTCTGCTGGCGGCGGGAGAATCCCTCAGCGTCTCAGCCATGATGGGTGCCCTCATGCTGATAGGGATTGTGGTGACGAACGCCATCGTGCTCATCGACCGCGTCATTCACAAGGAGAAGGAAGGCCTGACCACGCGGGAAGCCCTTCTCGAGGCGGGCTCGACCCGGCTGCGTCCGATTCTCATGACCGCTCTCGCCACCATCGGGGCTTTGCTTCCGCTCGCCTTCGGCTTCGAGAGCGCAGGGATCATCTCCAAGGGGCTCGGGGTAACGGTTATCGGCGGACTCGTGAGCTCTACGCTCCTGACGCTCCTGATCGTTCCGATTGTCTATGAATTCCTGATGAAGTTCAGCCGCCGGAAACGCTCCGACCGGTCGGCCGTCCTGGCGGACTGA
- a CDS encoding HAMP domain-containing sensor histidine kinase, translating into MKAKQAGKVLAWVLAWILFLWGVWTAAYYAGNGITAWTGWSPSAYGRQLLSNGISLFLIFGSAMTAGHMTRPKQQRAFQPILDAFRRMSKGDFNISIENKAKGRNWFGDMVDSINTMAAELGELETMRQEFISNVSHEIQSPLTSIRGFARALQNPDLPLETRRHYLSIIETESSRLSRMSDHLLKLTSLESKHHPFEPKLYRLDRQLKSIILSLEPQWAEKGLEVEAELEEVTVTADEELMSQVWINLLHNSIKFTPPGGTLTVKAVRTRKEVSVVLTDTGIGLNEEEKEHIFERFYKADRSRSRAAGGSGLGLAIVKKIVDMHEGGIEVEGSPGEGTRFRITLPG; encoded by the coding sequence ATGAAGGCGAAACAGGCGGGAAAGGTGCTGGCTTGGGTCCTCGCGTGGATTCTGTTTCTGTGGGGAGTCTGGACGGCGGCTTATTACGCGGGGAACGGAATAACGGCATGGACGGGATGGAGCCCGTCGGCTTACGGCCGCCAGCTTCTCAGTAACGGCATCAGCCTCTTCCTGATCTTCGGAAGCGCCATGACCGCCGGCCATATGACGAGGCCTAAGCAGCAAAGGGCGTTTCAGCCGATCCTCGACGCTTTCCGCCGGATGAGCAAGGGGGATTTTAATATTTCCATTGAGAATAAAGCGAAAGGAAGAAACTGGTTTGGGGATATGGTCGACAGCATCAACACGATGGCCGCCGAGCTTGGCGAGCTGGAAACGATGAGGCAGGAGTTTATCTCCAACGTTTCGCATGAAATCCAGTCGCCGCTTACGTCCATCCGGGGCTTCGCCCGTGCTCTGCAGAATCCGGACCTTCCCTTGGAGACGAGGCGGCATTACTTGAGCATCATCGAGACCGAAAGCAGCCGGCTTTCGCGCATGAGCGATCATCTGCTGAAGCTGACCTCGCTCGAATCGAAGCACCATCCCTTTGAACCTAAGCTTTACCGGCTGGACCGGCAGCTTAAGAGCATTATCCTTTCCCTGGAGCCCCAGTGGGCGGAGAAGGGGCTCGAGGTGGAGGCGGAGCTTGAGGAGGTAACGGTGACGGCGGACGAGGAGCTGATGAGCCAGGTGTGGATCAATCTGCTCCATAACAGCATCAAGTTTACGCCCCCGGGAGGAACGCTGACGGTAAAGGCCGTGCGGACCCGGAAGGAGGTCAGCGTCGTGCTGACGGATACGGGAATCGGGCTGAACGAGGAGGAGAAAGAGCACATTTTCGAACGGTTCTATAAGGCGGACCGGTCGCGCAGCCGGGCAGCCGGAGGCAGCGGTCTGGGGCTTGCGATCGTGAAGAAAATCGTGGACATGCACGAGGGAGGGATAGAGGTGGAGGGAAGCCCGGGAGAGGGCACAAGGTTCCGGATCACGCTCCCCGGCTAG
- a CDS encoding response regulator transcription factor, with translation MNRILVVDDDPHIRELVHVLLKQEGFEVTEAPDGAEALERLQETKAVLAVVDVMMPRMDGWALTEELRRHYDIPVLMLTAKGQTADKVKGFNLGADDYLVKPFDPPELVVRVRALLKRYRIASSQTVQAGGLFMDRRTYELSADGRSVSLPLKEFELLFKLAGVPGQTLTREQLLEDIWGYDFEGNERTLDVHINRLRERFPEDKHSFRIRTIRGLGYRLEASV, from the coding sequence ATGAACCGCATACTGGTCGTCGATGACGACCCTCATATCCGGGAGCTCGTTCATGTGCTCCTTAAGCAGGAGGGCTTTGAGGTGACGGAAGCCCCCGACGGGGCGGAAGCTCTGGAGAGGCTGCAGGAGACGAAGGCCGTTCTCGCCGTCGTCGATGTGATGATGCCGCGGATGGACGGCTGGGCCCTGACGGAGGAGCTGCGCCGCCATTACGATATTCCCGTCCTGATGCTGACGGCCAAAGGGCAGACGGCGGACAAGGTGAAGGGCTTCAACCTCGGGGCGGACGATTACCTTGTCAAGCCGTTCGACCCGCCCGAGCTCGTCGTGCGGGTCCGGGCGCTCTTGAAGCGGTACCGCATCGCTTCGTCCCAGACGGTCCAGGCGGGGGGCCTCTTCATGGACCGCCGAACGTACGAGCTCTCTGCCGACGGGCGGTCCGTCAGCCTCCCGCTGAAGGAATTCGAGCTCTTGTTCAAGCTGGCCGGCGTCCCCGGCCAGACCCTGACCCGCGAGCAGCTGCTCGAGGACATTTGGGGCTATGATTTTGAGGGCAACGAGCGAACGCTCGATGTTCACATCAACCGGCTGCGGGAGCGGTTCCCCGAAGACAAGCATTCGTTCCGCATCCGGACGATCCGCGGCCTTGGCTACCGGCTGGAGGCTTCGGTATGA
- a CDS encoding ABC transporter ATP-binding protein, which yields MPEPQTNASPRPGGRVFLALIRDTKPRMGQLAAALAMSILTTLASLLIPLLTKTIIDQGSLTSLKPSQMAMVVGAFVLQAVGGAVSVYLLNRLGQQLVASLRERLWSKLLALPVSYYDEHETGETISRMTNDTAVVKNLITEHLSGFVTGIISIIGSISILFYMDWKMTLVLLVVVPFAALVLMPLGRQMYRVSVGLQKETAGFTSVLSRVLSEIRLVKSSNAEPVEHTNGRSGIDTLFRYGLKEARIQALIMPVMALVITSLMVLVIGYGGWRVSTGTLSAGKLAAFLLYLFQIVIPFGQLTQFFTQWQKAVGATQTILETLQADGEDRTAGRAVRNAHQPIAVDRVSFSYGEEPVLKEVSFTMQPGKVTAIVGPSGSGKTTLFSLMERFYTPKGGEIRLGEDPVKDYSLESWRSRIGYVSQESPLVSGTIRDNLCYGLGREVPDGELEKAARMAYADGFIREFPDGYETEVGERGIKLSGGQRQRLAIARALLRNPDILMLDEATSSLDSQSEQYVQQALANLMKGRTTLVIAHRLSTVIDADQIVFLDKGVVTGIGTHAELYRTHDMYRQFADHQLRMPGDREQGQERGQEPAHEHKLERDAGSVRVSVPAPGRVRNAGS from the coding sequence ATGCCCGAACCTCAAACGAACGCATCCCCCCGTCCAGGAGGGCGCGTCTTCCTGGCCTTGATCCGGGACACGAAGCCCCGCATGGGCCAGCTGGCCGCCGCCTTGGCGATGAGCATCCTTACGACGCTCGCGTCCCTGCTCATTCCGCTGCTGACGAAAACCATCATCGACCAAGGCTCGCTCACTTCCCTGAAGCCTTCCCAGATGGCTATGGTCGTCGGGGCCTTCGTCCTGCAGGCAGTCGGCGGAGCCGTATCCGTTTATTTGCTTAACCGGCTGGGACAGCAGCTGGTGGCTTCCCTGCGGGAGCGGCTCTGGTCAAAGCTGCTCGCTTTGCCCGTTTCGTACTACGACGAGCACGAGACGGGGGAGACGATCTCCCGGATGACCAACGATACGGCCGTCGTCAAGAACCTCATCACCGAGCACTTGTCCGGCTTCGTAACGGGGATCATTTCCATCATCGGATCCATCTCCATTCTGTTCTACATGGACTGGAAAATGACGCTCGTGCTCCTGGTTGTCGTTCCCTTCGCCGCCCTGGTGCTGATGCCCCTGGGCCGTCAAATGTACCGCGTCTCGGTCGGGCTCCAGAAGGAGACGGCCGGCTTTACCTCCGTGCTGAGCCGGGTACTGTCGGAAATCCGCCTTGTCAAATCGTCCAATGCCGAGCCCGTGGAGCACACGAACGGCAGGTCCGGAATCGACACCTTGTTCCGCTATGGGCTGAAGGAGGCCCGAATCCAGGCGCTGATCATGCCGGTCATGGCGCTGGTGATCACCTCCCTGATGGTCCTGGTCATTGGCTACGGCGGCTGGCGCGTGTCGACCGGCACGCTGTCGGCAGGAAAGCTCGCCGCGTTCCTCCTCTATCTCTTCCAGATCGTCATTCCGTTCGGCCAATTGACCCAGTTCTTTACCCAGTGGCAGAAAGCCGTCGGCGCTACCCAAACCATCCTGGAAACCCTTCAGGCGGATGGCGAGGACCGGACGGCGGGACGCGCTGTCCGGAATGCCCATCAGCCGATTGCGGTAGACCGCGTGTCCTTCTCCTACGGAGAGGAGCCTGTGCTGAAGGAGGTTTCCTTCACCATGCAGCCGGGCAAGGTCACCGCCATTGTAGGGCCGAGCGGGAGCGGGAAGACGACGCTTTTTTCCTTGATGGAGCGCTTCTATACGCCTAAGGGAGGAGAAATCCGGCTGGGGGAGGATCCGGTGAAAGATTATTCACTGGAATCGTGGCGGAGCAGGATCGGCTATGTTTCGCAGGAGAGCCCGCTCGTCTCGGGAACGATCCGGGATAACCTTTGCTACGGACTGGGCCGCGAGGTGCCGGATGGAGAGCTGGAGAAGGCCGCCCGAATGGCCTATGCCGACGGATTTATCCGCGAATTCCCCGACGGCTATGAGACGGAGGTCGGCGAACGGGGGATTAAGCTGTCCGGCGGCCAACGCCAGCGGCTCGCCATTGCGAGGGCTCTCCTGCGGAACCCGGACATTCTCATGCTGGACGAAGCGACCTCCTCGCTCGACAGCCAGTCGGAGCAGTATGTCCAGCAGGCACTTGCCAACCTGATGAAGGGCCGGACCACGCTGGTCATTGCCCACCGCTTGTCCACCGTCATCGATGCGGACCAGATCGTCTTTCTTGATAAAGGAGTGGTGACCGGCATCGGCACCCACGCCGAGCTGTACCGGACGCACGACATGTACCGCCAGTTCGCGGACCATCAGCTGCGCATGCCGGGAGACAGGGAGCAAGGGCAGGAACGGGGACAAGAGCCGGCGCATGAGCATAAGCTGGAGCGGGATGCAGGATCCGTGCGCGTGTCCGTACCGGCTCCGGGCAGGGTGCGGAATGCGGGGAGCTGA
- a CDS encoding cation diffusion facilitator family transporter, giving the protein MKEKSAAHKDGRPAPRPGKHDHDHEHDHGHDHEGASSHGHSHGIGHHHHDVSPGNRKGLAIALALTGGIMLLEFAGGLYTRSLALLSDSGHMLSDTAALGLSLLALWFASKPASARRTYGFHRFEILAALFNGIALFGIAGFIIWEAWKRLSAPPEVAGGTMTAIAVIGLLANLGSAWSLLRKGDVKNNVNLRSAYLHILGDALGSLGAIAAGVLMTVFGWYAADPIISVFVSVLILRSAWGIISHTVHVLMEGTPPTVSEPDVRKALEQLPGVIDVHDLHIWTITSGLNSLSCHLLIEDSRDAFAVLQQAIQLAEDRFGIHHPTIQIENSTIRHLELRI; this is encoded by the coding sequence ATGAAGGAGAAATCGGCAGCTCATAAAGACGGGCGCCCGGCCCCCCGCCCTGGAAAGCATGACCATGATCATGAACACGACCATGGGCACGACCATGAAGGGGCCTCCTCCCACGGTCATTCGCACGGAATCGGCCATCACCATCACGATGTGTCGCCGGGCAACCGCAAAGGATTGGCCATCGCCCTCGCCCTCACCGGCGGCATTATGCTGCTTGAATTTGCAGGCGGGCTGTATACCCGAAGCCTTGCACTGCTATCGGACAGCGGGCACATGCTGAGCGACACCGCCGCCCTCGGCCTAAGCCTGCTCGCCCTATGGTTCGCTTCCAAGCCGGCCAGTGCCCGGCGCACGTACGGCTTCCACCGCTTCGAGATTCTGGCTGCGCTGTTCAACGGGATCGCGTTGTTCGGCATCGCCGGCTTTATCATCTGGGAGGCGTGGAAGCGGCTCTCCGCACCGCCTGAGGTGGCGGGCGGGACCATGACGGCGATAGCCGTTATCGGCCTGCTGGCCAACCTGGGCAGCGCGTGGTCGCTCTTACGAAAAGGCGACGTGAAGAATAACGTGAACTTGAGAAGCGCCTACCTGCATATTCTCGGGGACGCCCTCGGCTCCCTCGGCGCCATTGCCGCGGGGGTGCTTATGACCGTCTTCGGCTGGTATGCCGCCGACCCGATCATCTCCGTGTTCGTTTCCGTGCTCATTCTGCGCAGCGCCTGGGGAATCATTTCCCATACGGTTCATGTGCTGATGGAAGGGACTCCACCCACCGTAAGCGAGCCGGACGTTCGAAAAGCCCTCGAGCAGCTGCCCGGGGTTATCGACGTGCATGACCTGCACATCTGGACCATCACCTCCGGGCTGAATTCCTTGAGCTGCCATCTGCTTATTGAAGATTCCCGGGACGCCTTTGCCGTTCTGCAGCAGGCCATCCAGCTCGCCGAAGACCGGTTCGGCATCCATCATCCCACCATCCAGATCGAGAATTCCACCATCCGGCATCTGGAGCTGCGGATCTGA
- a CDS encoding dienelactone hydrolase family protein, whose amino-acid sequence MPITSEWLTYEDGGQVHRMYVSRPANVKEPLPAVLVLQEVWGVSAHIRDVTDRFAKAGYVAAAPDLYAENGERPELLSDERIERVRTFLHSAPPQAFRDPAVREAALAERPEAERRLVQPSADALLAMPGRLPELVERTRAAYRFLQRYEPANGRTAAVGYCLGGALSARLAAAEPELAGAVVYYGRLAGELAEGIRCPVLGFFGGLDAGINALVPDFARAMEEQGKAFTSHMYDGAKHAFFNDTGAGYSVEASRDSWVRTLAFLRDTLA is encoded by the coding sequence ATGCCCATTACCAGCGAATGGTTAACCTACGAAGACGGCGGGCAAGTCCACCGGATGTACGTGTCCCGTCCCGCTAACGTGAAGGAGCCGCTGCCCGCGGTCCTCGTCCTCCAGGAGGTATGGGGCGTGAGCGCCCATATCCGGGACGTGACCGACCGCTTCGCCAAAGCGGGCTACGTCGCCGCGGCGCCCGACCTGTACGCCGAGAACGGCGAACGGCCCGAGCTCCTGAGCGACGAGCGCATCGAGCGCGTGCGGACGTTCCTGCACTCGGCGCCGCCGCAGGCGTTCCGCGACCCGGCCGTGCGCGAAGCGGCTCTGGCCGAGCGGCCGGAAGCCGAGCGGCGCCTCGTGCAGCCGTCCGCGGACGCGCTGCTCGCCATGCCCGGGCGCCTGCCGGAGCTCGTGGAGCGGACGCGCGCGGCGTACCGCTTCCTGCAGCGGTACGAGCCCGCGAACGGCCGCACCGCCGCCGTCGGCTACTGCCTGGGCGGCGCGCTCTCCGCGCGGCTGGCGGCTGCCGAGCCGGAGCTGGCCGGGGCCGTCGTGTACTACGGCCGCCTGGCAGGGGAGCTCGCGGAGGGCATCCGCTGCCCGGTGCTCGGCTTCTTCGGCGGCCTCGACGCCGGCATCAACGCGCTCGTGCCGGACTTCGCCCGGGCGATGGAGGAGCAGGGCAAAGCCTTCACCTCCCACATGTACGACGGCGCCAAGCACGCGTTCTTCAACGACACCGGCGCCGGGTACAGCGTCGAAGCCTCGCGCGACTCGTGGGTGCGGACGCTTGCCTTTCTTCGCGACACGCTCGCTTAG